In the genome of Vicia villosa cultivar HV-30 ecotype Madison, WI linkage group LG7, Vvil1.0, whole genome shotgun sequence, one region contains:
- the LOC131616608 gene encoding protein REVEILLE 5-like: MVSVNPNQTQAFYFFDPSNMGLPGVNQLPPPPQPPTTAAASTTSEDPNKKIRKPYTITKSRESWTDQEHDKFLEALQLFERDWKKIEAFVGSKTVIQIRSHAQKYFLKVQKNGTSEHVPPPRPKRKAAHPYPQKAPKNVPTASLVTGPLQSSPAFVDPAYIYSTDSSSVLGTPVTSLPLSSWNYNAKPPASVPQLTTDDTGWTGSGQAAPLNGCNSSSNDSTHLALPSSKGINQGNQGNVGKPVHVMPDFAQVYNFIGSVFDPNSTNHLQRLKQMDPINVETTLLLMRNLSINLMSPEFEDHKRLLSSYDADSEKGKFANSSSSKTMPVVKSENAVFSA, translated from the exons ATGGTATCCGTAAACCCTAATCAAACACAAGCCTTCTACTTCTTCGATCCTTCAAACATGGGTCTTCCCGGCGTCAACCAACTCCCACCACCGCCACAACCACCTACTACCGCCGCCGCATCTACCACCTCCGAGGATCCGAATAAGAAGATCCGAAAACCGTATACGATTACTAAATCTAGAGAGAGTTGGACTGATCAGGAGCATGACAAGTTTCTAGAAGCTCTCCAATT ATTTGAACGTGACTGGAAGAAGATTGAAGCCTTTGTTGGTTCAAAAACAGTTATCCAG ATACGGAGTCATGCACAGAAGTATTTTCTCAAAGTTCAGAAGAATGGAACAAGTGAGCACGTACCTCCTCCTCGGCCAAAGAGAAAAGCTGCTCACCCATACCCTCAAAAAGCTCCAAAAAACG TCCCTACTGCGTCCCTAGTCACTGGGCCATTGCAATCTTCACCTGCCTTTGTTGACCCAGCATACATTTATAGCACAGATTCATCATCTGTGCTTGGAACACCAGTTACTAGTCTGCCTTTGTCATCTTGGAACTATAATGCGAAACCACCTGCTAGTGTGCCACAATTGACTACAG atGACACGGGATGGACTGGATCTGGACAAGCTGCTCCGCTTAATGGTTGCAATAGCAGCAGTAATGACAGCACTCACCTGGCTTTGCCAAGTAGTAAAGGGATTAATCAAGGCAATCAAGGCAATGTGGGCAAGCCAGTTCATG TCATGCCAGATTTTGCACAAGTATACAACTTCATTGGCAGTGTATTTGATCCAAATTCAACTAATCACCTACAGAGATTAAAGCAGATGGACCCAATAAATGTTGAAACG ACACTGCTATTGATGAGAAACCTCTCCATTAATCTAATGAGCCCAGAATTCGAGGATCAT AAGAGGCTACTGTCGTCATATGATGCTGACAGTGAAAAGGGAAAGTTTGCTAATTCAAGCAGCAGCAAAACCATGCCTGTTGTAAAATCTGAAAATGCCGTTTTTTCTGCTTAG
- the LOC131616609 gene encoding probable serine/threonine-protein kinase At1g01540: MSFYDPSFFNTQLSKQTSIFGLHLWVIIGILVGSFIVITLFLISLCLTSRRRKNHHHHHHKTNLNLNLNTLTPIVSKEIQEIRQTPPKPEIQAIDMVKLEIHRHVSTSGESRGTSGSVCETVSSSRGSMGPEVSHLGWGRWYTLRELEAATNGLCEESVIGEGGYGIVYKGVLTDGTRIAVKNLLNNKGQAEREFRVEVEIIGRVRHKNLVRLLGYCVEGAHRMLVYEYVDNGNLDQWLHGDVGPVSPMTWDIRMKILLGTAKGLAYLHEGLEPKVVHRDVKSSNILIDRQWNAKVSDFGLAKLLDSDHSFVTTRVMGTFGYVAPEYACTGMLNERSDVYSFGILIMEIISGRNPVDYSRPKEEVNLIEWLKDMVGSRRSEEVVDPKLSEKPSLKALKRALLIALRCVDPDSSKRPKMGHVIHMLEADDVLFREDRRNAGESSRSQRNYQRDHNGLSIDKNQIGGEITDQSEDDSSSRSHHEPTRWRR; the protein is encoded by the exons ATGTCATTCTACGACCCATCTTTCTTCAACACTCAACTCTCCAAACAAACCTCAATCTTCGGTCTCCACCTCTGGGTCATCATCGGAATCCTCGTCGGTTCCTTCATCGTCATAACCCTCTTCCTCATCTCCCTCTGTCTCACCTCCCGCCGCCGCAaaaaccaccaccaccaccaccacaaaACCAACCTCAACCTCAACCTCAACACCCTCACTCCTATCGTCTCCAAGGAAATTCAAGAGATCAGACAAACCCCTCCGAAGCCTGAGATCCAGGCCATTGACATGGTGAAACTGGAAATTCACCGACATGTGTCGACCAGTGGAGAGAGTAGAGGAACTTCTGGTAGTGTGTGTGAAACAGTGTCGTCTTCGCGTGGAAGTATGGGACCGGAAGTTTCGCATCTTGGGTGGGGGAGATGGTATACGCTTAGAGAACTTGAAGCTGCTACTAATGGTTTGTGTGAAGAGAGTGTTATTGGGGAAGGTGGTTATGGGATTGTTTACAAAGGTGTTCTAACTGATGGTACCAGAATTGCTGTTAAGAATCTCTTGAATAACAA AGGCCAAGCTGAGAGAGAATTTAGAGTTGAGGTAGAAATAATCGGTCGTGTGCGGCACAAGAATCTTGTTAGGTTGCTTGGATACTGTGTTGAGGGGGCACAcag GATgcttgtgtatgaatatgttgaCAACGGCAATCTAGACCAATGGCTGCACGGGGATGTTGGACCTGTGAGTCCTATGACTTGGGATATCCGGATGAAAATTTTACTAGGCACAGCAAAAGG ACTGGCTTATCTTCACGAGGGTCTTGAACCAAAAGTTGTTCACCGAGATGTGAAATCAAGCAACATACTCATCGACCGCCAATGGAACGCCAAGGTTTCTGATTTCGGTCTTGCTAAGCTTCTGGATTCTGACCACAGTTTTGTCACGACTCGAGTCATGGGGACGTTTGG TTATGTTGCACCCGAGTACGCTTGCACCGGAATGCTGAATGAGAGGAGTGACGTGTATAGCTTTGGGATACTCATCATGGAAATAATCAGCGGGAGAAATCCCGTTGATTATAGCAGACCAAAAGAAGAG GTTAACTTAATTGAATGGTTAAAAGATATGGTTGGCAGTCGAAGATCCGAGGAAGTAGTTGATCCTAAGCTTTCCGAGAAGCCGTCTTTAAAGGCTCTCAAACGAGCTTTGTTGATTGCTCTTCGATGTGTTGAtcctgattcctcaaaaaggccTAAAATGGGACATGTGATCCACATGCTTGAAGCTGACGACGTCCTATTTCGCGAG GATCGAAGGAACGCCGGAGAA